A genome region from Dickeya dadantii NCPPB 898 includes the following:
- a CDS encoding DUF3053 domain-containing protein: MMLADYRSRWLLPVVMLVAALQLSACGDKDKDARQAFITFLQGISQQEGRQLPALSEQQKQSFGRFTQDYAVMTAFNQQLDQALAGSLTPMLDVVSRIRVPQDYVTQRDNLRQALGGLNMLSPQVQNAKTQADNAHRALKQPEELQTVYDKVYNRAVSLPANAMVTVVPASTSFAQSVVQVGDYLQTQGNQVVFGNNGVQFHTQQQVDQYNSMMTDIANQQQKLFTTLKSQNFLPH; encoded by the coding sequence ATGATGTTGGCGGATTACCGTTCGCGCTGGCTGCTGCCAGTGGTTATGTTGGTTGCGGCATTGCAACTGTCGGCCTGTGGAGACAAGGACAAGGACGCGCGTCAGGCGTTCATTACCTTCCTGCAGGGGATTTCACAGCAGGAAGGGCGCCAGTTGCCGGCGTTGTCCGAACAGCAGAAACAGAGCTTCGGGCGTTTTACCCAGGATTACGCTGTCATGACCGCTTTCAATCAGCAGCTGGATCAGGCGCTGGCAGGCAGCCTGACGCCGATGCTGGACGTGGTGTCCCGCATTCGCGTGCCGCAGGATTACGTTACTCAGCGCGATAACCTGCGCCAGGCGCTTGGCGGCCTCAATATGCTAAGCCCACAGGTGCAGAACGCCAAAACCCAGGCGGATAACGCCCACCGGGCGCTCAAACAGCCGGAAGAATTGCAGACGGTATACGACAAAGTTTATAACCGCGCCGTTTCCCTGCCGGCCAATGCGATGGTAACCGTCGTGCCGGCCAGCACGTCGTTTGCGCAGAGCGTGGTGCAGGTGGGAGATTATCTGCAGACGCAGGGCAATCAGGTGGTGTTTGGCAACAACGGCGTACAATTCCACACCCAGCAGCAGGTGGATCAGTACAACAGCATGATGACCGATATCGCCAATCAGCAGCAGAAACTGTTCACGACGCTCAAATCCCAGAATTTCCTGCCCCACTAA
- a CDS encoding putative urea ABC transporter substrate-binding protein has protein sequence MKTIQRLLLVCALALCSANALAANKPAFKLCWSIYAGWMPWDYAQQQGIIKKWADKYGIDIQFVQVNDYIESVNQYTAGGFDGCAMTNMDALTIPAAGGVDSTALIVGDYSNGNDGILIKGTNSLTALKGKPINLVQLSVSHYLLARALEKNGMSEKDIKVVNTADADLVAAFGTSDVQAIVTWNPLLAEAKKQPGSQLAFSSAQIPGEILDLLVVNTATLKQHPELGKALTGAWYETLQAMSGDSSAARQARTFMGQAAGTDLAGFDEQLAATHLFATPQQALEFVQNAQLKTTMQSVAEFSFRHGLLGDGAPGADVVGVSTPAGLWGNTGNVKLRFSDEFLKLAAGNKL, from the coding sequence ATGAAAACGATTCAACGATTACTGCTTGTTTGCGCCCTGGCGCTGTGCAGCGCCAATGCGCTGGCCGCCAACAAACCCGCCTTCAAACTCTGCTGGTCTATTTACGCCGGCTGGATGCCGTGGGACTACGCCCAACAACAAGGCATCATCAAAAAATGGGCCGACAAATACGGCATCGATATCCAGTTTGTTCAGGTCAACGATTACATCGAATCCGTTAATCAGTACACCGCCGGCGGCTTCGACGGCTGCGCCATGACCAACATGGACGCCCTGACCATTCCGGCAGCCGGCGGCGTGGACAGCACCGCGCTTATCGTCGGCGACTACTCAAACGGCAACGACGGCATTCTGATCAAAGGCACCAACAGCCTGACCGCGCTCAAAGGCAAGCCGATCAATCTGGTCCAGTTGTCGGTGTCTCACTACCTGCTGGCGCGGGCGCTGGAAAAGAACGGCATGAGCGAGAAAGACATCAAAGTGGTGAATACCGCCGATGCCGATCTGGTCGCCGCCTTCGGCACGTCGGACGTGCAGGCCATCGTTACCTGGAACCCGTTGCTGGCGGAAGCCAAAAAACAGCCGGGCAGCCAGCTGGCGTTTTCTTCCGCCCAAATCCCCGGCGAAATCCTTGACCTATTGGTGGTCAATACCGCCACGCTGAAGCAACACCCCGAACTGGGCAAAGCCCTGACCGGCGCCTGGTATGAAACTCTGCAAGCCATGTCCGGCGATAGCAGCGCCGCGCGTCAGGCCCGCACCTTCATGGGCCAGGCCGCCGGTACCGACCTGGCCGGATTTGACGAGCAACTGGCCGCCACCCACCTGTTCGCCACCCCGCAACAGGCGCTGGAGTTCGTCCAGAACGCTCAGTTGAAAACCACCATGCAGTCAGTAGCGGAGTTCTCCTTCCGTCACGGCCTGCTGGGCGACGGCGCGCCGGGCGCAGACGTGGTGGGGGTCTCCACTCCGGCTGGTCTGTGGGGCAACACCGGCAACGTCAAACTGCGCTTCAGCGACGAGTTCCTGAAGCTGGCGGCCGGCAACAAGCTGTAA
- a CDS encoding ABC transporter permease: MRKLINYQPLPLTRGMMGFLPLLALLLVYLMASDARLAANAADKLLPGLSAMAQAMHRMAFEPNERTGEYLLWVDTAASLLRLLTGVGLSALLALVFGLLCGALPSVRATLSPLITLFALIPPLAVLPVLFICFGLGEVSKVVLIMVGITPFIIRDLQLYIQSLPQEQLVKAQTLGGHSGQILWRVILPQLMPRLLDAVRLSLSSAWLFLIAAEAIAATEGLGYRIFLMRRYLAMDVIMPYVAWITALAFLLDVLLRVISRRGWPWYYSK, from the coding sequence ATGCGCAAATTGATCAACTACCAGCCGCTGCCGCTGACGCGCGGGATGATGGGGTTTCTGCCGCTACTGGCGCTGCTGCTGGTCTACCTGATGGCGTCCGACGCCCGGCTGGCGGCGAACGCCGCCGACAAACTGCTGCCAGGCCTGAGCGCGATGGCGCAAGCCATGCATCGCATGGCGTTTGAGCCCAACGAGCGCACCGGCGAATACCTGTTGTGGGTCGACACCGCCGCCAGCCTGCTGCGGCTGTTGACCGGCGTGGGCTTAAGCGCGCTGCTGGCGCTGGTGTTCGGCCTGCTGTGCGGCGCACTGCCGTCGGTACGGGCCACCCTGTCGCCGCTGATCACCCTGTTTGCGCTGATCCCGCCGCTGGCGGTGCTGCCAGTCCTGTTCATCTGTTTCGGGCTGGGCGAGGTGTCAAAAGTGGTGCTGATCATGGTGGGTATCACACCGTTCATCATCCGCGACCTGCAACTCTACATCCAGAGCCTGCCGCAAGAGCAACTGGTGAAGGCGCAAACCCTCGGCGGCCACAGCGGCCAGATCCTGTGGCGGGTGATCCTGCCGCAGCTGATGCCGCGCTTGCTGGATGCGGTGCGCCTGTCGCTCAGTTCCGCCTGGCTGTTCCTGATCGCCGCCGAAGCCATTGCCGCCACCGAGGGGCTGGGCTACCGCATCTTCCTGATGCGCCGCTATCTGGCGATGGACGTCATTATGCCTTACGTCGCCTGGATCACGGCGCTGGCGTTCCTGCTCGATGTGCTGCTGCGAGTCATCAGCCGTCGCGGCTGGCCCTGGTATTACTCGAAATGA
- a CDS encoding ABC transporter ATP-binding protein → MSLLTLKNIRKEYDGQVVLERLNVSVEEGEFVSIVGASGCGKTTFLKMLLGTESPSSGQLLLDGAPMPQEPDEHRGVVFQRYSVFPHLSVAENVMLGAEFAEARWLGRVWGQRRQALRAEAMAMLSQVGLEQSAHKYPHQLSGGMQQRLALAQALIKRPRILLLDEPFGALDPGIRAEMHQLISQLWQEHRLTIFMITHDLKEGFSLGSRLWVFDKIRQDPQAPDAFGASITYDLPLERAPAGVPASMGELTDGRRHVA, encoded by the coding sequence ATGTCGTTATTAACGCTAAAAAACATCAGGAAAGAGTACGACGGTCAGGTGGTGCTGGAACGGCTCAATGTTTCGGTTGAGGAAGGCGAATTCGTCTCCATCGTCGGCGCATCCGGCTGCGGCAAAACCACCTTTCTCAAGATGCTGCTCGGCACCGAAAGCCCCAGCAGCGGCCAGTTGCTGCTCGACGGCGCGCCGATGCCGCAGGAGCCGGACGAACACCGCGGCGTAGTGTTCCAGCGCTACTCGGTTTTCCCTCACCTCAGCGTGGCGGAAAACGTCATGCTCGGCGCGGAATTCGCCGAAGCCCGCTGGCTGGGCCGGGTATGGGGCCAACGTCGTCAAGCCCTGCGCGCCGAAGCGATGGCGATGCTCAGTCAGGTAGGGTTGGAGCAATCCGCCCATAAGTACCCGCACCAGTTGTCCGGCGGCATGCAGCAGCGGCTGGCGCTGGCGCAGGCGTTGATCAAACGGCCGCGTATTCTGCTGCTGGATGAACCGTTCGGCGCGCTGGACCCCGGCATCCGCGCCGAAATGCACCAGTTGATCAGCCAGTTATGGCAGGAGCACCGTCTGACCATTTTCATGATCACCCACGACCTTAAAGAAGGTTTTTCGCTCGGGTCGCGCCTGTGGGTGTTCGACAAGATCCGCCAGGACCCGCAAGCGCCGGACGCGTTTGGCGCCAGCATTACCTACGACCTTCCTCTGGAGCGCGCGCCTGCCGGTGTGCCGGCTTCAATGGGAGAACTGACTGACGGGCGGCGGCACGTCGCCTGA
- a CDS encoding urea amidolyase associated protein UAAP1: MNDHYQTELPAGSHWSLVMRRGTALRLTDIEGGTNVGMLFYNPENPLERYNAPDTLKCQHTFRLTAGHCLYSDMGRIFCGIETDSFGWHETVCGTSNAQQVARQFGELSYQQARNSRHQNGYDSFLVELAKYGLGKRDMAACVNFFARVSSDDDGNLTLEQQGQPGAGVTLRFAMDTLVILHTCPHPLNTAADYPHHPALLTLDYQRAPLPDICLARPENRRGLRNNTLYYLAEQPQGV, from the coding sequence ATGAACGATCATTATCAGACTGAACTGCCCGCCGGTTCGCACTGGTCGCTGGTGATGCGCCGCGGTACCGCGCTGCGCCTGACCGACATCGAAGGCGGCACCAACGTGGGCATGCTGTTCTATAACCCGGAAAATCCGCTGGAGCGTTACAACGCGCCGGACACGCTCAAATGCCAGCACACGTTTCGCCTGACCGCCGGCCACTGCCTGTACTCGGATATGGGCCGTATTTTCTGCGGCATCGAAACCGACAGTTTCGGCTGGCATGAAACCGTGTGCGGCACCAGCAACGCGCAGCAGGTGGCGCGTCAGTTCGGCGAACTGAGCTACCAGCAGGCGCGTAACAGCCGTCACCAAAACGGCTACGACAGCTTTCTGGTGGAACTGGCGAAATACGGCCTCGGCAAACGCGACATGGCCGCCTGCGTCAACTTTTTCGCCCGCGTGAGCAGCGACGACGACGGCAACCTGACGCTGGAACAGCAGGGGCAACCCGGCGCTGGCGTCACGCTGCGTTTCGCTATGGATACGCTGGTTATCCTGCATACCTGCCCGCATCCGCTCAACACCGCCGCCGACTATCCGCACCATCCGGCCCTGCTGACGCTGGACTATCAGCGCGCGCCGCTGCCGGACATCTGTCTGGCGCGACC